One Gemmatimonadota bacterium genomic window carries:
- a CDS encoding mandelate racemase/muconate lactonizing enzyme family protein, whose translation MKITAIKTFMASMGQRSRALVKVETDEGIYGWGECYSPGPDLAIGPTMDYIFQLVKGEDPRRIEYIMLKLFQQFRFPPGAIGLSAMSGLDHALWDISGKAAGLPVYMLLGGAVRDRIQVYRSVGGKDGREAARVARQLNEDHGITAFKTSPFRLDPSADRWGRVCAAAADYFEALRKYSDDNWEFAFDPHAKIFEPIRALQLANALAPYDPLFYEEPLRPENSDAWARLRSQMQVPLATGESLYTKFEFLDLMSKDGADIIQPDICICGGLLEMRKIAAIAQAHYVSVAPHNPMGPLATAVNVQFAAATPNFKILEYHLPDENNALNWLDEPYWPVDGYLELRPDRPGLGVEVNEEVIRAGEYVHWERGSTKAPDGSTNYI comes from the coding sequence ATGAAGATCACAGCAATCAAGACGTTTATGGCGAGCATGGGGCAGCGGTCTCGTGCGCTGGTGAAGGTCGAAACTGACGAAGGCATTTACGGATGGGGAGAGTGCTATAGCCCCGGTCCCGATCTGGCAATTGGTCCAACGATGGATTATATTTTTCAACTGGTTAAAGGCGAAGATCCGCGGCGGATTGAGTATATCATGCTCAAGCTGTTTCAGCAGTTCAGATTTCCACCCGGAGCAATAGGCCTTTCCGCTATGTCGGGTCTGGACCACGCGCTGTGGGATATCAGTGGCAAAGCTGCGGGATTGCCGGTTTATATGCTGTTGGGCGGTGCTGTGCGCGATCGCATTCAGGTTTATCGGAGTGTCGGTGGAAAAGACGGCAGGGAAGCAGCAAGAGTTGCGCGCCAGCTAAATGAAGATCACGGCATTACGGCATTTAAGACCAGTCCGTTTCGCCTGGATCCCAGTGCGGATCGGTGGGGTCGGGTATGCGCGGCTGCCGCCGATTATTTCGAGGCATTGCGAAAGTATTCAGATGACAATTGGGAATTTGCATTTGATCCACATGCCAAAATTTTTGAGCCAATTCGCGCATTGCAACTAGCCAACGCCCTTGCCCCTTACGATCCACTTTTTTATGAAGAACCGTTAAGGCCCGAGAACAGCGATGCGTGGGCGCGCTTGCGTTCACAAATGCAGGTGCCGCTGGCAACGGGTGAATCTCTGTACACGAAGTTTGAGTTTTTGGATTTGATGTCGAAAGATGGCGCGGATATTATTCAGCCAGACATTTGTATATGCGGTGGGTTGTTGGAGATGCGAAAGATCGCTGCGATTGCACAGGCGCATTATGTGTCGGTGGCACCGCACAATCCGATGGGACCATTGGCTACAGCGGTCAATGTCCAATTTGCCGCTGCCACGCCCAATTTCAAAATTCTGGAATATCACCTGCCCGATGAAAACAATGCCCTGAACTGGTTGGACGAACCCTATTGGCCCGTGGATGGATATTTGGAACTGAGGCCAGACCGCCCCGGTTTGGGTGTGGAAGTGAATGAAGAAGTCATCAGGGCTGGTGAATACGTCCACTGGGAACGGGGGAGTACTAAAGCGCCTGATGGTTCGACGAATTATATTTAA
- a CDS encoding phytanoyl-CoA dioxygenase family protein: protein MTPEERFMFDLEGYLVIKNVLTPEAVKRLNEVADATFVRDYDDPGKDSKGRVGRRQVGRVSAWSPETQALIDHPRILPYLIELLGPAFRLDHDYCIFMRPGAACGRLHGAPGGHTGSQRKYLYIEGEMLNGLSVVTFFLADAKAGDGGFTCIPGSHKTNFGQNVPPEVRNFERVPDYMVQPEVEAGDALIFTEALMHGTMPWRAGHERRAFLYKYAPGHLAYSNKFYNADDYTNPSDQQRRILTPPSAGRRPSVVEGV from the coding sequence ATGACACCAGAAGAAAGGTTTATGTTTGACCTCGAGGGATATCTGGTCATCAAAAATGTGTTGACGCCCGAGGCAGTCAAACGGCTCAATGAAGTCGCTGATGCGACATTTGTGCGCGATTACGACGATCCGGGTAAGGACTCAAAGGGGCGAGTTGGTCGCCGACAAGTGGGGCGCGTGTCTGCATGGTCGCCAGAGACACAGGCTCTGATCGATCACCCGCGTATTTTGCCGTATTTAATTGAATTGCTCGGTCCAGCTTTTCGGCTCGATCACGACTATTGCATCTTTATGAGACCGGGGGCTGCATGTGGTCGTCTGCACGGTGCGCCCGGCGGGCATACGGGCAGTCAGCGCAAGTACCTGTATATAGAAGGTGAGATGCTGAATGGGTTGAGTGTGGTGACGTTCTTTTTGGCCGATGCAAAGGCAGGAGATGGTGGCTTTACGTGTATTCCCGGAAGCCATAAGACCAATTTTGGCCAAAATGTGCCACCCGAAGTGCGAAATTTTGAACGCGTTCCCGATTATATGGTTCAACCAGAAGTGGAAGCAGGCGATGCGCTGATTTTTACAGAGGCGCTGATGCACGGCACGATGCCTTGGAGAGCAGGCCATGAACGCCGCGCATTTCTGTATAAATACGCGCCGGGCCATCTGGCATATTCCAATAAGTTTTACAATGCAGATGATTATACCAACCCATCAGATCAACAGCGGCGTATCTTAACGCCGCCATCTGCAGGAAGACGACCATCTGTGGTGGAGGGAGTGTGA
- a CDS encoding sulfatase, whose protein sequence is MNIVLIIIDTMRYDYIGANGNDWIETPNLDRLAAQSWCFDRAFAASFPTIPYRTDVMTGKYGSPFHTWKPLPFDTRSLPSVLGEAGYATQLIHDTPHLVNGGHAFDYPFHTWTFIRGAEVDRAWMDDEAQWPSNWSRDPLFDVLGKDADLTKHNYTYARTNRGRTNLDDWNCAKLFNTAAQFLRDNARRENFFLWIDCFDPHEPWDVPPAFMLKYDKTPGYDGRLDPRAFQGGGRNNPNLPDEAKARLKASYAAKVTWMDHCFGRFLEAFDATGLSKNTAIIIAGDHGTNVGERGRFGKYAPVYEQEIHIPLIIKTPDGDAGRSSAIFQPQDFFATVANLTGAPIPGEIDSQDILTAAREGSAGMRQLALAGTARGWAPQRGFFTVFDQDGYLEWQPEAEDCMLTPYGSLDNTAAEYPDRVQNLHAAGLSELERRGADPLLIDWLKNGAEGQVPENCRLFDGWPGPEGFQTYFARAYGGA, encoded by the coding sequence ATGAATATTGTTCTCATTATTATTGATACGATGCGCTACGACTATATTGGTGCTAATGGAAATGACTGGATTGAAACGCCCAATCTCGATCGCTTGGCCGCACAGTCGTGGTGTTTTGACCGCGCTTTTGCCGCCAGCTTTCCCACGATTCCCTATCGCACGGATGTTATGACCGGAAAATACGGCAGCCCCTTCCACACCTGGAAACCCTTGCCTTTTGACACGCGGTCTCTTCCCTCGGTGCTGGGCGAAGCGGGATACGCGACACAACTCATTCACGATACGCCTCATCTCGTCAACGGTGGGCACGCATTTGATTATCCCTTCCACACCTGGACATTTATTCGCGGGGCAGAGGTTGACCGCGCCTGGATGGACGATGAAGCGCAGTGGCCGAGCAATTGGAGCAGAGATCCCTTATTCGATGTTCTGGGCAAAGACGCGGATCTGACAAAACACAATTACACGTATGCCCGTACCAATCGGGGACGCACAAATTTAGACGATTGGAATTGCGCGAAGTTATTCAATACCGCAGCCCAATTCTTGCGGGACAATGCGCGGCGGGAAAATTTCTTTCTCTGGATTGACTGCTTTGATCCCCACGAACCGTGGGACGTGCCTCCGGCCTTTATGCTGAAATACGACAAGACCCCCGGTTACGATGGGCGGCTTGATCCCCGCGCTTTTCAAGGCGGAGGACGCAATAACCCCAATTTGCCCGATGAAGCCAAAGCGCGCCTCAAAGCGAGTTATGCCGCCAAAGTTACGTGGATGGACCACTGCTTCGGGCGGTTTCTCGAGGCTTTCGACGCCACGGGATTGAGCAAAAATACCGCGATCATAATTGCTGGGGATCACGGTACTAATGTAGGTGAGCGCGGGCGCTTTGGCAAGTACGCGCCTGTGTACGAGCAGGAGATTCACATTCCGCTTATTATCAAAACTCCTGATGGCGACGCGGGACGCAGTTCAGCTATTTTTCAACCCCAGGATTTTTTCGCTACTGTTGCCAACTTGACCGGTGCGCCAATTCCGGGAGAGATAGACAGCCAGGATATCCTCACCGCCGCACGGGAAGGGAGTGCGGGAATGCGACAACTCGCGCTTGCTGGCACTGCCCGGGGGTGGGCACCACAGCGCGGATTTTTCACTGTGTTCGACCAGGACGGGTACCTGGAATGGCAACCCGAAGCAGAAGACTGCATGCTCACGCCTTATGGTTCGCTGGACAACACGGCGGCAGAATATCCCGATCGCGTCCAGAATCTGCATGCCGCTGGTCTTTCTGAACTCGAGCGCCGGGGAGCTGATCCACTCTTGATCGACTGGCTCAAAAATGGTGCAGAGGGCCAGGTGCCCGAGAATTGTCGCCTTTTCGATGGCTGGCCCGGGCCAGAAGGGTTTCAGACGTATTTTGCAAGAGCTTATGGCGGTGCGTGA
- a CDS encoding GWxTD domain-containing protein yields the protein MRIATIFLSLIVAVCEIHASEMDLPPRGEGSIAFEIDVCSFLYRGREGFEEVTLRFPVAQFAFLRQNSGIYLARYKPSLRVLNDAGDVVQQVEAESRLTAESLEATVDTDRMVYDMVQVRLPTGRYRGELTLSDLQADRAGLAVFSLDVPAYDPGKIGMSDLYLSSGFNPQGAGEALEMFRKNGRLILPNPARQYQRGTPLYLYFEVYYLGYQSHRIEMQIEDRYGHRLWRDQRSFPGYRGEVKFAEGIPTRELLPGTYTLRVQVAAGRDTLVSARKFEILGDALVPASGFDDQRAKTAQHLLKRFGRSEVETVYTGLGRADRAAFLYGFWMDRNPIVARSYYNPLFGFGAPPNLNGAIITAMGRRKEMAKHLDPRYTARQVLPDTAMARDALAVLEELLDEDGKDLMGQAAQGYAYLFASNLPYAERTFNSALNSGGVLPEVYNGVGISHMGRKRWDEAVTAYGQALALRPDWKTAQVNRALARLLGGKQRAEDALKEAIEAYTHHPELLYLLGRVFEREGKIEAAEKAYTRQIVVNPMHARARFDLGRIWLKRGQRARATHVWRELMDTRPELREECLPLLLGVYQLMGQTGEAQKVMAEYLRTVDDDTRGLLQDIRLIATLKETATYEALPPEQQPDFVRMFWQRRDPTPATPGNERLVEHYRRVLYAMQHFSTGRKPWDRRGEIYIRYGEPAHKSRSGNVRYETDPDVVRVKERLWLGIPVDGRKEIIARMGRLRTSLQDVAIQDEYGLEVTVNDFEAIDFELNPNRSRFGATSYNQVSTDRYQPTVELSGYDRGASDKTVRGYPLYPIDSGTRWEYWIYPDVAGGIEVVFTALDRKGNYIYPDIPQGRSESHFNMALWTDRRPDRQVASAIQAQADLMPPFDDVLNFHFDAVDFQGKNEHSRMEVYYGVPLANLPDSVQATGILERGIALFDSTWRPVYRKMAPLPFAVDATDSLGAGDLAVDQIALNLPPGNYHLGVEVRSPKGNLRGAYTRSLTVEPYTGPSLMLSDIEMAGLVVEDPSTKVKGGHKVVPMPSKTYLPGQPVTIYYEVYGLTHDELGQTRYQMDYQISPRKGKPLAVTILRAVGKLLGIEQKKVVTISYEQTGTQKTEYNYLEIDVKGSEAGRYELEVAVTDLHTKEKVAKDVIFFIAR from the coding sequence ATGCGTATCGCGACGATATTTTTGAGTTTAATAGTCGCAGTTTGTGAAATACACGCCAGCGAGATGGATCTCCCGCCGCGCGGAGAAGGATCCATAGCTTTTGAGATTGATGTGTGCAGTTTTCTATATCGGGGCCGCGAGGGATTCGAAGAAGTTACCCTGCGGTTCCCCGTGGCGCAATTTGCATTTTTGCGCCAAAATTCGGGGATTTATCTCGCGCGGTACAAGCCCTCGCTGCGGGTCTTAAACGATGCCGGAGACGTTGTGCAGCAGGTGGAGGCAGAAAGCAGGCTGACAGCCGAATCGCTGGAAGCCACCGTCGATACAGACCGCATGGTATATGACATGGTACAGGTGCGCCTGCCCACAGGTCGCTATCGCGGGGAACTGACCCTGAGCGACTTGCAGGCCGACCGGGCGGGATTGGCGGTATTTTCTCTCGATGTACCCGCTTACGATCCCGGGAAAATAGGCATGAGCGATCTGTACCTGTCTTCCGGATTCAATCCACAGGGAGCTGGAGAAGCTCTTGAGATGTTTCGAAAAAACGGGCGCTTGATCCTGCCCAATCCAGCGCGGCAATATCAGCGAGGGACACCGCTCTACCTGTATTTTGAGGTGTATTATCTGGGCTATCAGAGCCACCGGATTGAGATGCAGATAGAAGACCGATACGGACATCGCCTCTGGCGCGATCAGCGGTCATTTCCCGGGTATCGGGGTGAAGTCAAATTCGCCGAAGGCATTCCCACTCGTGAACTTCTGCCGGGAACATACACGTTGCGGGTTCAGGTCGCGGCGGGGAGGGATACGCTCGTATCGGCCCGAAAATTTGAAATACTGGGCGACGCACTCGTTCCGGCTTCTGGCTTTGACGACCAGCGTGCAAAAACAGCGCAGCACTTATTAAAACGATTTGGTAGGTCTGAGGTTGAAACCGTATATACTGGCCTGGGACGCGCAGACCGCGCGGCATTCCTCTATGGATTCTGGATGGATCGCAATCCAATCGTGGCGCGGTCGTATTACAATCCACTGTTCGGTTTTGGTGCACCTCCCAACCTGAACGGGGCGATAATCACGGCCATGGGCAGGCGCAAAGAAATGGCAAAGCATCTCGACCCGCGCTATACAGCTCGACAGGTGCTGCCAGATACAGCAATGGCAAGAGATGCCCTGGCGGTGCTTGAGGAACTCCTCGATGAAGATGGAAAAGATTTAATGGGACAAGCCGCGCAGGGATATGCCTATTTGTTTGCGAGCAACTTACCCTATGCGGAACGGACATTTAACTCGGCATTGAACTCAGGCGGAGTATTGCCCGAAGTGTACAACGGTGTGGGAATATCCCACATGGGACGCAAGCGGTGGGACGAAGCCGTGACGGCTTATGGTCAGGCTCTCGCCCTTCGTCCCGACTGGAAAACCGCGCAGGTCAACCGCGCGCTTGCCCGCTTGCTCGGGGGTAAACAGCGAGCGGAAGACGCCTTGAAAGAGGCCATTGAAGCCTATACCCATCACCCTGAGTTGCTGTATTTGCTCGGGCGGGTGTTTGAACGCGAGGGCAAGATCGAAGCTGCCGAGAAAGCCTATACCCGACAGATTGTGGTAAACCCGATGCACGCGCGCGCGCGATTCGATCTGGGGCGAATATGGTTGAAACGGGGACAACGCGCAAGGGCGACGCATGTGTGGCGCGAACTGATGGACACGCGGCCCGAACTGCGCGAAGAATGCCTTCCTCTGCTCCTGGGTGTGTATCAACTGATGGGACAAACAGGAGAAGCGCAAAAGGTGATGGCCGAGTATTTGCGCACCGTAGATGACGACACGCGCGGACTTCTGCAAGACATCCGCCTTATTGCGACCCTGAAAGAGACTGCCACTTACGAGGCATTGCCGCCCGAGCAGCAACCGGACTTTGTGCGGATGTTCTGGCAGCGCCGAGACCCCACGCCAGCCACGCCGGGCAACGAGCGTCTGGTAGAGCACTATCGTAGGGTGCTATATGCGATGCAGCATTTTTCAACCGGGCGCAAGCCGTGGGACAGGCGCGGAGAAATTTATATTCGCTATGGAGAACCCGCGCACAAAAGCCGTTCGGGCAATGTGCGCTATGAGACGGACCCCGATGTCGTGCGGGTCAAGGAGCGGCTGTGGCTGGGCATTCCAGTAGATGGTCGCAAAGAGATAATCGCGCGGATGGGCAGGTTGCGGACATCTCTGCAAGATGTGGCGATCCAGGATGAATACGGGCTTGAGGTCACTGTAAACGATTTTGAGGCAATAGACTTTGAATTGAACCCCAACCGCTCCCGTTTTGGTGCCACATCTTATAACCAGGTAAGCACTGACCGCTACCAGCCCACAGTGGAACTCAGCGGCTATGATCGGGGTGCGAGCGATAAGACGGTGCGGGGCTATCCGCTCTATCCCATCGATAGCGGCACGCGCTGGGAATACTGGATTTATCCGGATGTCGCCGGGGGAATTGAAGTGGTATTCACAGCTTTAGATCGGAAAGGGAACTACATCTATCCCGATATCCCACAGGGCCGCAGCGAATCGCACTTCAACATGGCGCTGTGGACAGACCGACGGCCGGACCGGCAGGTGGCATCGGCCATTCAAGCGCAGGCAGATCTCATGCCGCCCTTTGATGATGTATTGAATTTCCATTTCGACGCGGTCGATTTCCAGGGAAAAAACGAGCACAGCCGCATGGAAGTGTATTACGGCGTACCCCTTGCCAATTTGCCAGACAGCGTACAGGCAACCGGTATTTTGGAACGGGGCATTGCGTTATTTGACAGCACCTGGAGACCCGTCTATCGCAAGATGGCACCCCTGCCTTTTGCGGTAGATGCGACAGATTCGCTGGGAGCGGGCGATCTCGCCGTTGATCAAATCGCCCTCAATCTACCGCCGGGCAACTATCACCTGGGGGTAGAGGTACGCAGCCCGAAAGGCAACCTGCGAGGCGCATATACCCGGTCGCTGACAGTGGAGCCATATACAGGTCCTTCGCTGATGCTTTCCGACATCGAGATGGCCGGTCTGGTGGTAGAAGACCCTTCCACAAAAGTAAAAGGTGGACACAAAGTCGTACCTATGCCATCCAAAACCTATTTGCCCGGACAACCCGTGACAATTTATTACGAAGTCTATGGGTTGACACACGACGAATTGGGTCAAACGCGCTACCAGATGGATTACCAAATATCACCCCGCAAAGGTAAACCCCTGGCCGTGACAATTTTGCGCGCGGTCGGAAAACTCCTGGGTATTGAACAAAAGAAAGTGGTAACGATTTCTTACGAACAAACAGGCACGCAGAAAACAGAGTACAATTATCTGGAGATTGACGTAAAGGGATCAGAGGCGGGGCGCTATGAATTAGAGGTGGCAGTGACGGATTTGCATACAAAAGAAAAAGTCGCCAAAGACGTGATATTTTTTATTGCCAGGTAA
- a CDS encoding acyl carrier protein: protein MASTAERIRNLIAENLEVDGQPIELPDDLDISLQEAGISSVDLVAFAKVVAQEFNVEFTLEDCGDVKSVQELVERLDAAG from the coding sequence ATGGCTTCAACCGCAGAACGTATCAGAAACCTCATCGCGGAAAATTTGGAAGTCGATGGACAGCCAATTGAGTTGCCCGATGATCTGGACATCAGCCTCCAGGAGGCCGGAATTTCCTCTGTAGATCTCGTCGCGTTCGCGAAAGTAGTCGCACAGGAATTCAACGTTGAATTTACGCTTGAAGATTGCGGTGATGTCAAAAGCGTACAGGAGTTGGTCGAGCGGCTGGACGCAGCTGGCTAA